One genomic segment of Salminus brasiliensis chromosome 6, fSalBra1.hap2, whole genome shotgun sequence includes these proteins:
- the tmcc1a gene encoding transmembrane and coiled-coil domains protein 1 isoform X1 translates to MISPMEVILNLVTPDSSPSTSPTSTIERLEGSLAQAALAASCGTEGSLAGSEDAALDPQRTRQAIAQLQQKILKLTEQLRIEQTARDENVAEYLKLANNTNDKQQSCRIKQVFEKKNQKSAASIAQLQRKLEHYHRRLREAEHGGAPRQPKDVLRDVQQGLRGVGARVITGLSEGVVDSVRGGLSSFSHATHSAAGAVASKPREIASLLRNRFGSADNISALKDGGDDPCSPPSHLQSSPKFGSEEDCSSATSGSAGANSVTGAPGGPPSSKGNTMERGRSGSLEMLLQEVQELREAQTRLEETLETLKNNYQRDFSVVMQALQEERYRCERLEEQLNDLTELHQNEILNLKQELASMEEKIAYQSNERARDIQEALEACQTRISKMELQQQQQQVVQLEGLENATARTLLGKLINVLLTLMAVLLVFVSTVANCVVPLMKTRSRSFSTLLLLLLFAFLWRNWDALSGHTHRILHTPR, encoded by the exons ATCGAGAGGTTGGAAGGAAGCCTCGCTCAGGCCGCGTTGGCTGCCTCATGCGGCACAGAGGGCTCGCTGGCGGGGTCTGAGGATGCAGCCCTTGACCCCCAGCGTACGCGGCAGGCCATTGCGCAGCTGCAGCAGAAGATCCTGAAGCTGACGGAGCAGCTGCGCATCGAGCAGACGGCGCGCGACGAGAATGTGGCCGAGTACCTCAAGCTCGCCAACAACACCAACGACAAGCAGCAGAGCTGCCGCATTAAACAG GTCTTTGAGAAGAAGAACCAGAAGTCAGCGGCCAGCATTGCACAGCTGCAGCGTAAGCTAGAACACTACCATCGACGGCTACGTGAGGCCGAACACGGCGGAGCACCACGGCAGCCCAAGGACGTGCTGCGAGACGTGCAACAGGGTCTGCGAGGCGTGGGGGCACGTGTCATCACAGGCCTCAGTGAGGGTGTGGTGGACAGTGTTCGGGGCGGCCTGTCTAGCTTCTCGCACGCCACACACTCAGCGGCAGGTGCTGTGGCATCCAAGCCACGGGAGATCGCTTCGCTTTTGCGCAACCGCTTTGGCAGCGCAGACAACATCAGCGCTCTGAAGGATGGCGGAGACGACCCCTGCAGTCCCCCAT CGCACCTCCAGTCCAGCCCAAAGTTCGGCAGTGAGGAGGACTGCTCGAGTGCCACGTCAGGCTCTGCTGGGGCAAACAGCGTGACAGGGGCCCCCGGAGGACCGCCAAGCTCCAAGGGGAACACGATGGAGAGAGGACGCAGCGGAAGCCTGGAGATGCTGCTGCAGGAAGTGCAGGAGCTGAGGGAGGCTCAGACACGGTTAGAGGAGACGCTGGAGACGCTGAAGAATAACTACCAGAGGGACTTTTCAGTGGTCATGCAGGCTCTGCAGGAGGAGCGCTACAG gTGTGAGCGGTTGGAGGAACAGTTGAATGACCTGACAGAGCTCCATCAGAATGAGATTCTGAACCTGAAACAGGAGCTGGCCAGCATGGAGGAGAAGATTGCCTACCAGTCCAATGAGAGAGCTCGTGACATACAG GAGGCGCTGGAGGCATGTCAGACGCGGATCTCTAAGAtggagctgcagcagcagcagcagcaggtggttcAGCTGGAGGGTTTGGAGAACGCCACGGCACGCACTCTGCTGGGCAAGCTTATCAACGTGCTCCTCACGCTCATGGCCGTCCTGCTGGTGTTTGTATCAACGGTGGCCAACTGCGTGGTCCCCTTGATGAAGACGCGCAGCCGCTCCTTCTccaccctcctccttctcctgctcTTCGCCTTTCTCTGGAGGAATTGGGACGCTCTCTCAGGACACACCCACCGCATCCTACACACACCCAGATGA
- the tmcc1a gene encoding transmembrane and coiled-coil domains protein 1 isoform X3 — protein sequence MVQRFSLRRQYSKIERLEGSLAQAALAASCGTEGSLAGSEDAALDPQRTRQAIAQLQQKILKLTEQLRIEQTARDENVAEYLKLANNTNDKQQSCRIKQVFEKKNQKSAASIAQLQRKLEHYHRRLREAEHGGAPRQPKDVLRDVQQGLRGVGARVITGLSEGVVDSVRGGLSSFSHATHSAAGAVASKPREIASLLRNRFGSADNISALKDGGDDPCSPPSHLQSSPKFGSEEDCSSATSGSAGANSVTGAPGGPPSSKGNTMERGRSGSLEMLLQEVQELREAQTRLEETLETLKNNYQRDFSVVMQALQEERYRCERLEEQLNDLTELHQNEILNLKQELASMEEKIAYQSNERARDIQEALEACQTRISKMELQQQQQQVVQLEGLENATARTLLGKLINVLLTLMAVLLVFVSTVANCVVPLMKTRSRSFSTLLLLLLFAFLWRNWDALSGHTHRILHTPR from the exons ATCGAGAGGTTGGAAGGAAGCCTCGCTCAGGCCGCGTTGGCTGCCTCATGCGGCACAGAGGGCTCGCTGGCGGGGTCTGAGGATGCAGCCCTTGACCCCCAGCGTACGCGGCAGGCCATTGCGCAGCTGCAGCAGAAGATCCTGAAGCTGACGGAGCAGCTGCGCATCGAGCAGACGGCGCGCGACGAGAATGTGGCCGAGTACCTCAAGCTCGCCAACAACACCAACGACAAGCAGCAGAGCTGCCGCATTAAACAG GTCTTTGAGAAGAAGAACCAGAAGTCAGCGGCCAGCATTGCACAGCTGCAGCGTAAGCTAGAACACTACCATCGACGGCTACGTGAGGCCGAACACGGCGGAGCACCACGGCAGCCCAAGGACGTGCTGCGAGACGTGCAACAGGGTCTGCGAGGCGTGGGGGCACGTGTCATCACAGGCCTCAGTGAGGGTGTGGTGGACAGTGTTCGGGGCGGCCTGTCTAGCTTCTCGCACGCCACACACTCAGCGGCAGGTGCTGTGGCATCCAAGCCACGGGAGATCGCTTCGCTTTTGCGCAACCGCTTTGGCAGCGCAGACAACATCAGCGCTCTGAAGGATGGCGGAGACGACCCCTGCAGTCCCCCAT CGCACCTCCAGTCCAGCCCAAAGTTCGGCAGTGAGGAGGACTGCTCGAGTGCCACGTCAGGCTCTGCTGGGGCAAACAGCGTGACAGGGGCCCCCGGAGGACCGCCAAGCTCCAAGGGGAACACGATGGAGAGAGGACGCAGCGGAAGCCTGGAGATGCTGCTGCAGGAAGTGCAGGAGCTGAGGGAGGCTCAGACACGGTTAGAGGAGACGCTGGAGACGCTGAAGAATAACTACCAGAGGGACTTTTCAGTGGTCATGCAGGCTCTGCAGGAGGAGCGCTACAG gTGTGAGCGGTTGGAGGAACAGTTGAATGACCTGACAGAGCTCCATCAGAATGAGATTCTGAACCTGAAACAGGAGCTGGCCAGCATGGAGGAGAAGATTGCCTACCAGTCCAATGAGAGAGCTCGTGACATACAG GAGGCGCTGGAGGCATGTCAGACGCGGATCTCTAAGAtggagctgcagcagcagcagcagcaggtggttcAGCTGGAGGGTTTGGAGAACGCCACGGCACGCACTCTGCTGGGCAAGCTTATCAACGTGCTCCTCACGCTCATGGCCGTCCTGCTGGTGTTTGTATCAACGGTGGCCAACTGCGTGGTCCCCTTGATGAAGACGCGCAGCCGCTCCTTCTccaccctcctccttctcctgctcTTCGCCTTTCTCTGGAGGAATTGGGACGCTCTCTCAGGACACACCCACCGCATCCTACACACACCCAGATGA
- the tmcc1a gene encoding transmembrane and coiled-coil domains protein 1 isoform X2 — translation MHWEQLLRLNNGKIERLEGSLAQAALAASCGTEGSLAGSEDAALDPQRTRQAIAQLQQKILKLTEQLRIEQTARDENVAEYLKLANNTNDKQQSCRIKQVFEKKNQKSAASIAQLQRKLEHYHRRLREAEHGGAPRQPKDVLRDVQQGLRGVGARVITGLSEGVVDSVRGGLSSFSHATHSAAGAVASKPREIASLLRNRFGSADNISALKDGGDDPCSPPSHLQSSPKFGSEEDCSSATSGSAGANSVTGAPGGPPSSKGNTMERGRSGSLEMLLQEVQELREAQTRLEETLETLKNNYQRDFSVVMQALQEERYRCERLEEQLNDLTELHQNEILNLKQELASMEEKIAYQSNERARDIQEALEACQTRISKMELQQQQQQVVQLEGLENATARTLLGKLINVLLTLMAVLLVFVSTVANCVVPLMKTRSRSFSTLLLLLLFAFLWRNWDALSGHTHRILHTPR, via the exons ATGCACTGGGAACAGCTCCTCCGCTTAAACAATGGAAAG ATCGAGAGGTTGGAAGGAAGCCTCGCTCAGGCCGCGTTGGCTGCCTCATGCGGCACAGAGGGCTCGCTGGCGGGGTCTGAGGATGCAGCCCTTGACCCCCAGCGTACGCGGCAGGCCATTGCGCAGCTGCAGCAGAAGATCCTGAAGCTGACGGAGCAGCTGCGCATCGAGCAGACGGCGCGCGACGAGAATGTGGCCGAGTACCTCAAGCTCGCCAACAACACCAACGACAAGCAGCAGAGCTGCCGCATTAAACAG GTCTTTGAGAAGAAGAACCAGAAGTCAGCGGCCAGCATTGCACAGCTGCAGCGTAAGCTAGAACACTACCATCGACGGCTACGTGAGGCCGAACACGGCGGAGCACCACGGCAGCCCAAGGACGTGCTGCGAGACGTGCAACAGGGTCTGCGAGGCGTGGGGGCACGTGTCATCACAGGCCTCAGTGAGGGTGTGGTGGACAGTGTTCGGGGCGGCCTGTCTAGCTTCTCGCACGCCACACACTCAGCGGCAGGTGCTGTGGCATCCAAGCCACGGGAGATCGCTTCGCTTTTGCGCAACCGCTTTGGCAGCGCAGACAACATCAGCGCTCTGAAGGATGGCGGAGACGACCCCTGCAGTCCCCCAT CGCACCTCCAGTCCAGCCCAAAGTTCGGCAGTGAGGAGGACTGCTCGAGTGCCACGTCAGGCTCTGCTGGGGCAAACAGCGTGACAGGGGCCCCCGGAGGACCGCCAAGCTCCAAGGGGAACACGATGGAGAGAGGACGCAGCGGAAGCCTGGAGATGCTGCTGCAGGAAGTGCAGGAGCTGAGGGAGGCTCAGACACGGTTAGAGGAGACGCTGGAGACGCTGAAGAATAACTACCAGAGGGACTTTTCAGTGGTCATGCAGGCTCTGCAGGAGGAGCGCTACAG gTGTGAGCGGTTGGAGGAACAGTTGAATGACCTGACAGAGCTCCATCAGAATGAGATTCTGAACCTGAAACAGGAGCTGGCCAGCATGGAGGAGAAGATTGCCTACCAGTCCAATGAGAGAGCTCGTGACATACAG GAGGCGCTGGAGGCATGTCAGACGCGGATCTCTAAGAtggagctgcagcagcagcagcagcaggtggttcAGCTGGAGGGTTTGGAGAACGCCACGGCACGCACTCTGCTGGGCAAGCTTATCAACGTGCTCCTCACGCTCATGGCCGTCCTGCTGGTGTTTGTATCAACGGTGGCCAACTGCGTGGTCCCCTTGATGAAGACGCGCAGCCGCTCCTTCTccaccctcctccttctcctgctcTTCGCCTTTCTCTGGAGGAATTGGGACGCTCTCTCAGGACACACCCACCGCATCCTACACACACCCAGATGA